One genomic window of Cydia splendana chromosome 16, ilCydSple1.2, whole genome shotgun sequence includes the following:
- the LOC134798005 gene encoding uncharacterized protein LOC134798005, with the protein MTGKDDLVFHAALGPNQDADSETIKHLNRRRGSIKCRLTNFKKFVKTFEGLTLSDAQRTELNLRMQGAQGIFDDFTEIHNQLEGLIPDIEMDALFETREVFESEYYAILAQAQCMVKCSEKANEPKVQASNNLTQTVRLPVISLPTFDGSYEHWLQFRDTFSSLVHNSQEITSIQKFHYLKSSLKGNALLVIDSLEFSADNYAIAWELLLNRYDNSRLLVHNHVKALFSIQSLNKESPALLRKLLDTVLKNLRALKMLGEPTESWDTLIIYLVVSKLDSTTEREWEQYKSTLLPVSNENKTALKVDDLLKFIRDRADMLETLLVTHSRSSSNSTYPQHDAKKSYTHNANSAPKVHCNVVTEKSVDKSHSKQTPNKKLCIMCNGKHPLYSCQAFIDLSLQDKLKLVREKYLCENCLRTGHAPSECRYGPCRKCNKKHNSIIHEDEKEGASDKRSVALLATDNASRSPSSSSSIADNNIAHAQHVLQVSNAHIDEDLYARLSSKRPVILATAIVEIQDSYGNYHKTRVILDNGSEGCLITEALFNKLNPPYIQSTEELNGIMNLATHSSRVCEIKINSLVTDFKTRLQCRVLPQLTSSLPTFPSKRNQYRIPDNVRLSDPNFYESQPVEVLIGADLFWELLEGIVEINRLINGSFLVNTKLGWIVSGPVSSNTRNTKPINCNFMQSIDAPSLDNQLRRFWEIEEVQVNNKSHDSRSEEEIACEDHFVKTTTRLEDGRFCVQLPLKEPPESLGDSFAQAKRRFMSLEKRLNRDPVYKGMYSDFIKEYLALGHMKRVYTYGTPNYFLAHHGIYRAHAQKTRLRIVYDASAPTTSGKSLNDIQCVGAPIQGDLISILLRFRENRFVACADIEKHYRQVLIDESQRDLQLILWRDNPSDDLEIYQLSTVTYGTAAAAFLSCRCLKQLALECTDPEVARTIRDDFYVDDFISGSSTIPELLRICDETAKVLSSGCFPLRKWVFNFDCTDQRYNDNTTSKELSLGEHAHSKTLGLGWLIGTQRFPMTSRKPGTAL; encoded by the exons ATGACTGGCAAAGATGATCTTGTGTTTCACGCCGCGTTAGGTCCTAATCAAGACGCGGACTCGGAAACCATAAAGCATTTAAACCGTAGGCGAGGTTCCATAAAATGTAGGCTAACTAatttcaaaaagtttgtaaaaacatTTGAGGGTTTAACTTTGTCCGATGCCCAGCGCACAGAGCTCAATTTACGCATGCAGGGAGCTCAGGGTATTTTCGACGATTTTACTGAAATTCATAATCAGTTAGAAGGTTTAATTCCCGATATCGAAATGGACGCACTTTTTGAAACCAGAGAGGTGTTTGAAAGCGAATATTACGCGATTTTAGCTCAGGCACAATGTATGGTGAAATGCTCGGAGAAAGCTAACGAGCCTAAAGTGCAAGCTTCTAATAATTTGACGCAAACAGTTCGGCTCCCCGTCATTTCTTTGCCTACTTTCGACGGATCTTATGAACACTGGTTACAATTCCGTGACACATTTTCGTCCTTAGTGCACAACTCGCAAGAAATAACCAGCATTCAAAAGTTCCATTATTTAAAATCATCGCTCAAGGGTAATGCGCTTCTTGTTATCGATTCGCTTGAGTTTTCGGCAGATAATTACGCGATTGCTTGGGAATTGCTACTTAACCGGTATGACAATAGTAGATTGCTAGTACACAATCACGTAAAGGCATTATTTTCTATACAATCGCTTAACAAAGAATCGCCGGCACTGTTAAGAAAGTTGTTAGATACAGTTTTAAAGAATTTACGCGCTTTAAAAATGCTCGGCGAGCCCACAGAAAGTTGGGACacactaattatttatttagttgtcTCTAAATTAGATTCCACTACCGAACGTGAGTGGGAGCAATATAAAAGCACTTTATTACCAGTGTCGAACGAAAACAAAACCGCGCTTAAGGTAGATGATTTGCTAAAATTCATTCGCGACCGCGCCGATATGTTAGAAACCTTATTGGTTACGCACAGTCGGTCTAGCTCAAATAGCACTTATCCGCAGCATGATGCTAAAAAATCATACACTCATAACGCGAACTCGGCTCCAAAAGTTCACTGCAATGTTGTCACCGAAAAGTCCGTGGACAAATCTCACTCCAAACAAACACCTAACAAAAAATTATGCATTATGTGCAACGGTAAACATCCTTTGTACTCGTGTCAAGCATTTATTGATTTAAGTTTGCAAGATAAATTAAAGTTAGTTCGCGAGAAATATTTGTGTGAGAATTGTTTACGAACGGGGCATGCGCCCAGTGAATGCCGATATGGCCCGTGTAGGAAGTGtaacaaaaaacacaattccataATTCACGAGGACGAGAAGGAAGGTGCCAGTGACAAGCGCTCCGTAGCATTGCTGGCAACTGACAACGCATCCAGGTCgccctcctcctcctcctcgatCGCTGATAATAATATCGCACACGCACAACACGTATTGCAGGTATCGAACGCACACATAGACGAAGACTTATACGCGCGATTGTCTTCGAAGCGTCCTGTAATTTTAGCAACCGCCATTGTCGAAATTCAAGATAGTTACGGTAATTATCATAAAACGCGAGTGATTCTCGATAATGGGAGCGAAGGTTGTCTAATTACCGAAGCGTTGTTTAACAAATTAAATCCGCCATATATACAGTCCACAGAAGAACTAAATGGTATCATGAATTTAGCTACACATAGTTCGCGAGtatgtgaaataaaaataaattcactTGTTACCGATTTTAAAACGCGATTACAATGTCGAGTTTTACCGCAGTTAACCTCGTCATTGCCTACGTTTCCGAGCAAACGTAATCAATACCGCATTCCAGACAACGTACGTCTGTCAGATCCTAACTTTTATGAAAGTCAGCCTGTTGAGGTACTTATAGGAGCTGACCTGTTCTGGGAGCTCCTCGAAGGGATAGTTGAGATAAACCGCTTAATAAACGGATCATTCTTAGTAAATACTAAGCTAGGATGGATCGTCTCGGGTCCTGTCTCCTCTAATACGCGCAATACCAAACctattaattgtaattttatgcAATCTATTGACGCGCCATCATTAGACAATCAATTACGTAGGTTTTGGGAAATAGAGGAGGTGCAGGTAAACAACAAATCGCACGATTCGCGCAGCGAAGAGGAGATTGCATGCGAAGACCATTTTGTCAAAACGACCACCCGTCTCGAGGATGGTAGGTTTTGCGTGCAACTTCCTCTCAAAGAACCTCCCGAATCTCTCGGTGACTCATTCGCGCAAGCAAAAAGACGCTTTATGTCGCTGGAAAAACGTCTCAATCGCGATCCAGTATATAAAGGCATGTACAGCGATTTTATAAAGGAGTATCTCGCGTTAGGTCATATGAAACGAGTATATACCTACGGAACCCCTAATTACTTTCTGGCCCACCACGGAATTTATCGTGCACATGCACAAAAAACACGACTTAGAATTGTTTACGACGCTAGCGCCCCCACGACCAGTGGCAAATCGTTGAACGACATACAATGCGTAGGCGCACCTATTCAAGGCGATTTGATTTCCATATTGCTAAGATTCCGCGAAAATAGGTTTGTTGCGTGCGCTGACATCGAAAAGCATTATAGACAAGTCCTAATTGACGAATCTCAACGCGACTTACAACTTATTTTATGGCGCGATAATCCAAGCGACGACCTTGAAATATATCAGCTGAGCACCGTTACATACGGCACGGCGGCCGCTGCCTTCCTCAGTTGCAGGTGTCTAAAACAATTGGCGCTGGAATGTACAGATCCCGAAGTAGCTAGGACGATTAGAGACGATTTTTACGTAGACGATTTCATCTCTGGATCGTCTACAATTCCCGAATTGCTACGAATTTGTGATGAAACCGCGAAAGTTTTAAGTTCTGGTTGCTTCCCATTACGAAAATGGGTTTTTAACTTCGACTGTACCGACCAACGTTATAATGATAATACGACGTCAAAAGAATTATCATTAGGCGAACACGCGCATAGTAAGACTTTAGGTCTCGGTTG GTTGATTGGGACGCAGCGGTTCCcgatgacgtcacgcaagcCTGGCACCGCTTTGTAA